In Aedes albopictus strain Foshan chromosome 3, AalbF5, whole genome shotgun sequence, the genomic window AACTGTTAACGATCACCATCACTTTGCAAATGAGCTCACAGAAATGGAACTGCAAGACTACATAAAAGCTCATCCGGATACGTGGGTACCCCCAGGATACGGCAAGGACCGATCCGATTGGTTCCCAGCGGATACCTACAATTCGTACTCAAACTACCAGCAACAACCCCAAGCAACGAATTACATTCCCTTTGACCATACCATGTGGGACGATAATCCATCCAGTTCCTACAGGATGAAACGATCCAGTGACGATGCAGTTTCAGGCTACCATTTCGAAGAAGAGATTGATCGATATAATATCAGCCACCATCGCGATTGGGACCACTATCACCACTATCGGGAAAAGAGAGATTTATTCAACACGCTGGAACGCGCACTTGGAGAAGAGTATGACTTCACATTAATCATAAACGATTGATGATGATAACAaactttcctttttttttcagaaaccgtttccagatgaaatcctgtATCATGCGAGCCATTTGTGAAGCACGAAGCTTACTAGTACCGGGTAGATCTATGATCACGGACATTCTACGGGTCATGTTTAGGTTAGTTGGCAAATTTTAATCTACAAAATGCTCATGAAACTCATTATCAAAACATTGGGTTTGTTTTTAGTGTTCCACTGAAAGATGATCTTCAGGATGAATACAGTGAAGTGATGCGACACGACAATATGGATTGCCATGAGGTTTATGGAAAAGATTGCTCTGTTAGTATATTATATTTGCTTCTGTTTGGGAAGTTTGTGCCTTAGTTATTACAAAAATAGACAAAAAAATACCGCATTTTGTTGAAGAAAGAAAGTCCACCGGTTCGTCGCTATTATCATGCTTCACATGCCGATAAACATGCTTGCATTAAAAAGCATGTCACACTTTTAAAAGAAAATTTCTTAATCACATCGGCAGACGTTTGAGTTTTGTCAGAACAGAATCAGTATCAAATTGTACAGCTCTCTCTGATTGAATCAAAGCCGGGAATAAAAACAAAACTCGGCAGAATAATGTCCGAAGTAACAGAATGTACTGAATTATTAATATACCTACATTTGCCAGTTAGCCAGATGGTGGCAGTAAACTCACagctacacggtcagaaaattcactcattttcgagctaaagtgggacaactcaaaattgagtaaattttttttccagcgatagcgctggcccaattgcgaaaatctcatcagtttaagtcgtataatattcttgatgatgcgtagaatattatacggcctaaaccagttggatttttgcacttggcccagtgctatcgctggaaatgcaatttactcattttttgagctgttccagtttagctcagttttgtgtgaatcttactcattttagagtaacattttcttagcgtgtagttcAAGCGTTTGTGTATGATCGTACATTGCATAATGTAAGGCGCAAACAAAAGAGATCAGTCAGTATCAATCAGCGCTGAGTTTTTCTGAAGCAGTAAACTCAGTTTATTGCAGTGCTATTGAATTGAGAAAAGTTCTATACTAGAATATAAGAAATTGTAATTCAAATTTTATAGAACAGTCTATATGATTCCGCGCTGAATTAAGGATCGACCAGACTTGACGAGCGTCAATTGAAATGAAACTTTGCACGTCTTTTCAGAATAGGAAACAAAGCATATTCCGCAAttaaaaaaattaggccctcaaAAGCATTTTCAAGCTGCTTACGTTTTGcgtgagaatcaaacttttgtttccaaaaattgttatgttgttaaatacatgatAACCAGCATGTCAAACGATCAGATCTGAATGGAAGATTTATTTTATGCTTTCTAATattgtacttcgaaagaaatcaagaaataaaGCATACCCGAAcaaagcttgacagcaaattgaaaactaattttgatgttgtgatattgcaaattatgataactcaggttgttgtcattttggtcgttttaacggttaaaacatcaaaaatgagaacagaaaaatgttcccgtaaaagcaagttgaaaacaattcctgccatcagtgatatcaaattgataactgtttttgctatcagtgcgaaaaaatggaaaaatcgttaaatgtatagtttttcgaatgatatgaaaacttaaatgcaatatgttaattgcactgatggtatagcaTTAGCTGTAAtatacaaggtcgcctagaagttttggaattacttaaaaactttaatatttataataagttgaagtgacagcaaaacgaaatcaaaatttgaaatcaaattgaatcaagacaatctgatatcaaaatgtgatatcaatttgctgttgattacaaatcgtgttttcgatttgctataattttgttgttagactttgctcgggtaacgggacaccatcgcaaaaaatgacgaattttgaccgaacgacaagaaatttgctactttctagaagcagttttcaaagtttcaggtactattcgaagaatataagcaattattttcattttggtgcaaaaatgatcaaaatcgacagcaagaggccggaaatatcgttcaatgaagtttaAAAACCGCAGtttagaagtgcgtggaatgtgtcttatACGATTGCCATGATGTAAAAGAATGAAATGTGGGAAATTCCATGTGCAAATTAGGAATCTTGAAGCTGTAGATAGAGGATCGTAAAGAACTTTTCAAATATTTGGAATACAAGGTTTTTAATTGCATTAATCAAATATTAAATATCTACAAAGAAAGTCAACATCCAAGAGTTTTTCATTAGTTATCGAAACTacggtattatcggcaggtttgttctcttcgtcatgagggggttttgccggccaaattgcctgaaacttggtcatatcatTCAGCTTCA contains:
- the LOC109403274 gene encoding uncharacterized protein LOC109403274, whose product is MKAVCLLILIVVYETSSIVISRSENFEAIGQNVTESKQLLLRKKRFLLFPVGAAFLVTVAFAKGLVPKAPTGNFAILELDMYHPLPDYKNRITQFKLGEISYPPKPNAKPALPPTPPPRSTPPPVPAPSPPPPPPPETVNDHHHFANELTEMELQDYIKAHPDTWVPPGYGKDRSDWFPADTYNSYSNYQQQPQATNYIPFDHTMWDDNPSSSYRMKRSSDDAVSGYHFEEEIDRYNISHHRDWDHYHHYREKRDLFNTLERALGEENRFQMKSCIMRAICEARSLLVPGRSMITDILRVMFSVPLKDDLQDEYSEVMRHDNMDCHEVYGKDCSVSILYLLLFGKFVP